From Streptomyces sp. NBC_00376, one genomic window encodes:
- a CDS encoding tetratricopeptide repeat protein gives MVVTGYRGPAPGNGSEPFSSVKLAGTGDAIASGGISNTGYIGTLTVQRVPREPASWPHQVGVIPSAARSFQHRAEVDRLRAAVDGGGTAVLCQVLTGMGGVGKTQLVADYARAAWDEGGLDVLVWVTASGRSSVVSGYAQAGVELCRADPDDPEQAARTFLAWLAPKRGQRPCRWLIVLDDVTDPGDLVANPDDPGNRYSLWPPASPYGRTLVTTRCRDAALFGQDRRRIEVGLFTPAESAAYLTAALGAQGRTEPAGQLTALAAELGHLPLALAQAAAYLIDSGDTAAGYRDLLADRATRLTDLAPEALPDGQPTALAAAWSLSIDRADTLRPAGLARPMLHLASLLDANGIPQTVLTSEPARAHLAAHRTATNPARARRPKWWPGRRRHPTASTPPVTLKEAVDALRALDRLSLIDHQPGTSRPAVRIHQLIQRATRDTHTPHQHHQAARTAADALMAAWPRIERDTDLAQSLRTNTAALTRHAEDALYRPDAHAVLYHLGRSLGESGQVTAAHGHFEHLAETTSSRLGPDHPDTLSAWGNLAAMRGEAGDAAGAAQALADLLDHMVRVLGEDHPDTLTTRGNLAAMRGEAGDAAGAAQAFTDLLTDRARVLGEDHPDTLTTRNNLATMRGEAGDAAGAAQAFTDLLTDRARVLGEDHPDTLTTRNNLATWRGRAGNAEGAAQAFTDLLDHMVRVLGEDHPDTLTTRNNLAAWRGRAGNAEGAAQAFTDLLDHMVRVLGEDHPETFTVRGNLATMRGEAGDAAGAAQAFTDLLTDRARVLGEDHPDTLTTRNNLATMRGEAGDAAGAAQALADLLDHMVRVLGEDHPDTLTTRNNLATMRGEAGDAAGAAQALADLLDHMVRVLGEDHPNTLTTRGNLASWRGEAGDAEGAAQAFTDLLDHMVRVLGEDHPNTLTTRNNFASWRGEAGDAAGAAQAFTDLLDHMVRVLGEDHPNTLTTRNNLASWRGEAGDAAGAAQAFTDLLDHMVRVLGEDHPLARMVRHSLDRWRKEAERTPDVRSDRS, from the coding sequence ATGGTTGTGACCGGGTATCGCGGCCCGGCCCCGGGAAACGGTAGTGAGCCCTTCTCCTCGGTCAAGCTGGCCGGGACCGGGGATGCGATCGCGTCCGGCGGGATCTCCAACACCGGCTACATCGGCACGCTGACCGTGCAGCGCGTGCCGCGGGAGCCTGCTTCCTGGCCGCATCAGGTCGGTGTGATCCCGTCCGCGGCGCGGTCGTTCCAGCACCGGGCAGAGGTGGACCGGCTGCGGGCTGCGGTCGATGGCGGAGGTACTGCTGTGCTGTGCCAGGTGCTGACGGGGATGGGTGGGGTCGGCAAGACCCAGCTCGTCGCCGACTACGCCCGCGCCGCCTGGGACGAGGGTGGTCTGGACGTCCTGGTCTGGGTCACCGCCAGCGGCCGCTCGTCCGTGGTGAGCGGATACGCGCAGGCCGGCGTCGAGCTGTGCCGGGCCGACCCCGACGATCCCGAGCAGGCCGCGAGGACGTTCCTGGCCTGGCTGGCCCCCAAGCGCGGGCAGCGGCCGTGCCGGTGGCTGATCGTCCTGGACGATGTCACCGACCCCGGCGACCTGGTGGCCAACCCCGACGATCCCGGCAACCGCTACAGCCTGTGGCCGCCCGCCAGCCCATACGGTCGGACACTGGTGACCACCCGCTGCCGCGACGCAGCCCTGTTCGGCCAGGACCGCCGCCGGATCGAGGTCGGTCTGTTCACTCCCGCCGAATCGGCCGCCTATCTCACCGCGGCCCTCGGCGCCCAGGGCCGGACCGAGCCCGCCGGCCAGCTCACCGCCCTCGCTGCCGAACTCGGACACCTTCCCCTGGCCCTGGCCCAGGCCGCCGCCTACCTCATCGACTCCGGTGACACCGCGGCCGGCTACCGCGATCTGCTGGCCGACCGCGCCACACGCCTCACGGACCTCGCCCCCGAGGCCTTGCCCGACGGACAGCCCACTGCCCTCGCCGCCGCCTGGTCCCTGTCCATCGACCGCGCCGACACCCTGCGCCCCGCCGGCCTGGCCCGGCCCATGCTCCACCTGGCATCTCTGCTCGACGCCAACGGCATCCCCCAGACCGTCCTGACCAGTGAGCCGGCCCGCGCTCACCTCGCCGCACACCGCACCGCAACCAACCCCGCACGAGCGCGGCGACCGAAGTGGTGGCCGGGCAGACGGCGGCACCCCACAGCATCCACGCCACCGGTCACCCTCAAGGAGGCGGTCGACGCCCTGCGTGCCCTGGACCGGCTCAGCCTCATCGACCACCAACCCGGCACCTCTCGCCCGGCCGTACGTATCCACCAGCTCATCCAGCGCGCCACCCGCGACACCCACACCCCCCACCAGCACCACCAGGCCGCGCGCACCGCCGCCGACGCCCTGATGGCCGCCTGGCCCAGGATCGAACGCGACACCGATCTCGCCCAGTCCCTGCGCACCAACACCGCCGCTCTCACCCGCCACGCCGAAGACGCCCTCTACCGGCCGGACGCGCACGCGGTGCTGTATCACCTCGGCCGCAGCCTCGGCGAATCCGGACAGGTCACCGCCGCCCACGGCCACTTCGAGCACCTCGCCGAAACCACCAGCAGCCGCCTCGGTCCCGACCACCCCGACACCCTCAGCGCCTGGGGCAACCTCGCCGCCATGCGGGGGGAGGCAGGGGACGCGGCGGGGGCCGCGCAGGCCCTCGCCGACCTACTCGATCACATGGTGCGGGTACTGGGCGAAGACCACCCCGACACCCTCACCACCCGGGGCAACCTCGCCGCCATGCGGGGGGAGGCAGGGGACGCGGCGGGGGCCGCGCAGGCCTTCACCGACCTACTGACCGACCGGGCGCGGGTACTGGGCGAAGACCACCCCGACACCCTCACCACCCGGAACAACCTCGCCACCATGCGGGGGGAGGCAGGGGACGCGGCGGGGGCCGCGCAGGCCTTCACCGACCTACTGACCGACCGGGCGCGGGTACTGGGCGAAGACCACCCCGACACCCTCACCACCCGGAACAACCTCGCCACCTGGCGGGGACGGGCGGGGAACGCGGAGGGGGCCGCGCAGGCCTTCACCGACCTACTCGATCACATGGTGCGGGTACTGGGCGAAGACCACCCCGACACCCTCACCACCCGGAACAACCTCGCCGCCTGGCGGGGACGGGCGGGGAACGCGGAGGGGGCCGCGCAGGCCTTCACCGACCTACTCGATCACATGGTGCGGGTACTGGGCGAAGACCACCCCGAGACCTTCACCGTACGGGGCAACCTCGCCACCATGCGGGGGGAGGCAGGGGACGCGGCGGGGGCCGCGCAGGCCTTCACCGACCTACTGACCGACCGGGCGCGGGTACTGGGCGAAGACCACCCCGACACCCTCACCACCCGGAACAACCTCGCCACCATGCGGGGGGAGGCAGGGGACGCGGCGGGGGCCGCGCAGGCCCTCGCCGACCTACTCGATCACATGGTGCGGGTACTGGGCGAAGACCACCCCGACACCCTCACCACCCGGAACAACCTCGCCACCATGCGGGGGGAGGCAGGGGACGCGGCGGGGGCCGCGCAGGCCCTCGCCGACCTACTCGATCACATGGTGCGGGTACTGGGCGAAGACCACCCCAACACCCTCACCACCCGGGGCAACCTCGCCTCCTGGCGGGGGGAGGCGGGGGATGCGGAGGGGGCCGCGCAGGCCTTCACCGACCTACTCGATCACATGGTGCGGGTACTGGGCGAAGACCACCCCAACACCCTCACCACCCGGAACAACTTCGCCTCCTGGCGGGGGGAGGCAGGGGACGCGGCGGGGGCCGCGCAGGCCTTCACCGACCTACTCGATCACATGGTGCGGGTACTGGGCGAAGACCACCCCAACACCCTCACCACCCGGAACAACCTCGCCTCCTGGCGGGGGGAGGCGGGGGACGCGGCGGGGGCCGCGCAGGCCTTCACCGACCTACTCGATCACATGGTGCGGGTACTGGGCGAAGACCACCCCCTCGCGCGGATGGTTCGACACAGCCTCGACCGCTGGCGGAAGGAAGCGGAGAGGACGCCGGACGTACGTAGCGACCGTTCGTGA
- a CDS encoding helix-turn-helix domain-containing protein, translated as MAVDAVRIAETFAARASDPSAVTTDLLECTVQLTRLMEDTTAALVVRQRSRGEPLTDLEPLMKVSADRLRRKYPPRAVDRELATRKRPVLAFGSQRAAKRAMPKKASLRDPHQRLACALTLMWKQSGIPQRELAKHMNIHRSYLSRILSGERHATLSYVELITRKCAGSTETEFATLLWKIAADDPVSTTDPVHTLRTYFQALNYAAGSPREDRLISSARRGITIADLRQAFHGPGVPEWTVYHRLATALQSKPNIALPLWRNATHDRGPVSSLPADAFG; from the coding sequence ATGGCCGTGGACGCCGTCCGGATCGCCGAGACCTTCGCCGCACGCGCATCCGACCCCAGCGCGGTCACCACCGACCTGCTCGAATGCACGGTCCAGCTCACCCGCCTCATGGAGGACACGACCGCAGCACTCGTCGTCCGCCAGCGCTCCCGTGGCGAACCACTCACCGACCTCGAACCCCTGATGAAGGTCAGCGCGGACCGGTTACGCAGGAAGTACCCGCCACGAGCCGTCGACCGTGAGCTCGCGACCCGCAAACGCCCCGTGCTCGCGTTCGGCTCACAGCGGGCCGCCAAACGGGCCATGCCGAAGAAAGCCTCGCTGCGCGACCCGCACCAGCGCCTGGCCTGTGCGCTCACCCTCATGTGGAAGCAGTCCGGCATCCCGCAGCGGGAACTGGCCAAACACATGAACATCCACCGCTCCTACCTCTCCCGCATCCTGTCCGGCGAGCGGCACGCCACCCTCTCCTACGTAGAGCTGATCACCAGAAAGTGCGCCGGCAGCACCGAGACCGAGTTCGCCACACTGCTCTGGAAGATCGCCGCCGACGACCCCGTCAGCACCACCGACCCCGTGCACACCCTGCGCACCTACTTCCAAGCCCTGAACTACGCCGCAGGCTCCCCCCGCGAGGACCGGCTCATCAGCTCCGCCCGGCGCGGCATCACCATCGCCGACCTCCGGCAGGCCTTCCACGGCCCCGGAGTACCGGAATGGACCGTGTACCACCGGCTCGCGACCGCCCTGCAGAGCAAGCCCAACATCGCCCTGCCCCTGTGGCGCAACGCCACACACGACCGCGGCCCAGTCAGCAGCCTCCCCGCTGACGCCTTCGGCTGA
- a CDS encoding HNH endonuclease family protein → MTARRLAPIAALFLAASLAACNPSGTKSESDSKPSAPAAASASGAPADGAAAAPGAPAGGSDLPLAEAIAKIPSGTEDRAGYERDSFHLWVDADKDGCDTRKEVLISEAVKAPEQGARCALSGGEWLSYYDEVTVNAATKLDIDHVVPLAEAWDSGASKWDADRREQYANDLTADRSLVAVTAKTNRSKADRDPAEWLPPAASAQCTYSADWVGTKLRWKLTADSKERAALEKLAKGCTDTVVKYETAP, encoded by the coding sequence GTGACAGCACGCCGCCTCGCCCCCATCGCCGCCCTCTTCCTCGCGGCCTCGCTCGCCGCCTGCAACCCAAGCGGAACGAAGAGCGAGTCCGACTCGAAGCCGTCGGCCCCCGCCGCGGCCAGTGCTTCCGGCGCTCCGGCTGATGGCGCCGCCGCCGCCCCGGGCGCCCCCGCGGGTGGCAGCGACCTGCCCCTCGCCGAGGCCATCGCCAAAATTCCGTCCGGTACCGAGGACCGCGCCGGGTACGAGCGCGATTCCTTCCACCTGTGGGTCGACGCGGACAAGGACGGCTGCGACACCAGGAAGGAAGTCCTGATCTCCGAGGCGGTCAAGGCTCCCGAGCAGGGGGCCCGGTGCGCACTGAGCGGGGGCGAGTGGCTGAGCTACTACGACGAGGTCACCGTGAACGCGGCCACCAAGCTCGACATCGACCACGTCGTACCGCTCGCCGAAGCCTGGGACTCCGGAGCCTCGAAGTGGGACGCGGACCGGCGCGAGCAGTACGCCAACGACCTCACAGCCGACAGGTCGCTGGTCGCCGTCACCGCGAAGACCAACCGGTCCAAGGCCGACCGGGACCCGGCCGAATGGCTCCCGCCGGCCGCGTCCGCACAGTGCACCTACAGTGCCGACTGGGTGGGCACCAAGCTCCGCTGGAAGCTCACCGCGGACTCCAAAGAACGCGCAGCCCTGGAGAAGCTCGCCAAGGGCTGCACGGACACCGTCGTGAAGTACGAAACCGCCCCCTGA
- a CDS encoding IS110 family transposase, with protein sequence MSRIWAGTDCGKTHHHCLVLDSEGDTLLSRRVANDEPELLKLIGDVLDLADGGKTTWALDMTGGEPGLLIALLVNHGQELVYIPGIAVNRATDSYRGQGKTDARDARVIADQARMRRDLQPIRPGDEATLELRLLTDHRVDLVADRTRTTNRLKALLNSMFPALERALDLGNVGPLVLLTGYQTPAAIRRAGSRRLTAWLRNRKVCNAAALAEKVVEAAERQHTAVVGEKAIAKMVHTLAKEVMVLNEKITETDKLIEGRFREHELADVIQSMPGIGTILGAEFLVAVGGSLDAFPTADRLAAFAGVVPAPRDSGQVSGNDHRPTRYHRRLQRVFYISALVSVQRDPNSRKFYDRKRAEGKRHVQAVLALARRRVNVLWALIRDRRCYQVIPSVTTAA encoded by the coding sequence ATGAGCCGGATATGGGCGGGAACCGACTGCGGCAAGACCCACCACCACTGCCTGGTCCTGGACAGCGAGGGCGACACGCTGCTGTCGCGTCGGGTGGCCAACGACGAGCCGGAACTGCTGAAGCTGATCGGTGACGTCCTGGACCTCGCCGACGGCGGCAAGACGACCTGGGCGCTTGACATGACCGGCGGCGAGCCCGGCCTGCTGATCGCCCTTCTGGTCAACCATGGCCAGGAGCTCGTCTACATCCCCGGTATCGCGGTCAACCGGGCCACCGACAGCTACCGCGGCCAGGGCAAGACGGACGCCCGTGACGCCCGCGTGATCGCCGACCAGGCCCGGATGCGCCGCGACCTCCAGCCGATCCGCCCCGGCGACGAAGCCACGCTCGAGCTGCGGCTGCTGACCGACCACCGCGTCGATCTGGTCGCCGACCGCACCCGCACCACCAACCGGCTCAAGGCCCTGCTGAACAGCATGTTTCCGGCCCTGGAACGGGCCCTCGACCTGGGTAACGTCGGCCCGCTGGTGCTGCTAACCGGTTACCAGACACCGGCAGCGATCCGCCGCGCGGGCAGTCGGCGGCTGACCGCCTGGCTGCGCAACCGCAAGGTCTGCAACGCTGCTGCCCTCGCCGAGAAGGTGGTTGAGGCCGCCGAGCGCCAGCACACCGCCGTCGTGGGTGAGAAGGCCATCGCGAAGATGGTGCACACCCTCGCCAAGGAGGTGATGGTCCTCAACGAGAAGATCACCGAGACCGACAAACTCATCGAGGGCCGGTTTCGCGAACACGAACTGGCCGACGTGATCCAGTCCATGCCCGGCATCGGCACGATCCTCGGTGCCGAGTTCCTCGTCGCCGTCGGCGGCAGCCTGGACGCCTTCCCCACGGCCGACCGGCTCGCGGCCTTCGCCGGCGTGGTCCCCGCCCCACGCGACTCCGGCCAGGTCAGCGGTAACGACCACCGACCGACGAGATACCACCGTCGCCTGCAGCGCGTCTTCTACATCTCCGCGCTGGTCAGCGTCCAACGAGACCCCAACTCACGGAAGTTTTACGACCGCAAGCGCGCCGAGGGGAAACGGCACGTCCAGGCCGTCCTCGCGCTCGCACGCCGTCGCGTCAACGTCCTGTGGGCTCTGATCCGTGACCGACGGTGCTACCAGGTCATACCCTCAGTGACGACGGCGGCTTGA
- a CDS encoding NucA/NucB deoxyribonuclease domain-containing protein, with product MSITRQRIAAGIGAAGITAALMTGTAPAHAQPTAQALNADCHKAVQSAAARGEHTVTCTQATGTTAVTSTAMSAAAGLTCRAGYLTYDRHKACSVSSLRFDIIEVPSGKLLGTMNIRVTQRTSLAARDSRTWKHTIGLYPTSASGAARGVVASLKLNCGKSAKTKCTVTSAPGAKGLSVKKETSFPFALKSPGSKTLKHKETPVVTLKAAVGSPATGSLAQAATVRCDSVKGITTKAGGCVHPGYVPVFAMSRTDKNVKEAAQHVWDAQRKLKGHPGLPGVGKPLHRTTDKALIKKNRGKACPSSLPRPTGKSCDEYPFASTKEGGATGVFSRRMINEKHNSTAGGSKYLLKVYKDNRILNGDAFWVAIS from the coding sequence TTGAGCATCACACGTCAACGGATCGCGGCGGGCATCGGCGCGGCAGGCATCACAGCTGCCCTCATGACCGGCACAGCACCCGCCCATGCGCAGCCAACCGCCCAAGCACTGAATGCCGATTGCCACAAGGCCGTTCAGTCCGCCGCCGCGCGCGGCGAGCACACCGTCACCTGTACCCAGGCGACCGGGACAACGGCCGTCACGTCTACCGCGATGTCAGCGGCGGCCGGGCTGACTTGCAGGGCGGGCTACCTCACCTATGACCGGCACAAGGCGTGCTCGGTGAGCAGCCTGCGGTTCGACATCATTGAGGTGCCCAGCGGGAAGCTTCTGGGCACGATGAACATCCGGGTCACTCAGCGCACGTCGCTGGCGGCCAGGGACTCACGGACCTGGAAGCACACCATCGGTCTCTACCCGACCAGCGCCAGCGGGGCGGCGCGGGGCGTGGTCGCAAGCCTGAAGCTGAATTGCGGCAAGTCCGCGAAGACCAAGTGCACGGTGACCTCCGCTCCCGGTGCCAAGGGGCTGTCGGTCAAGAAGGAAACCAGCTTCCCGTTCGCCCTGAAATCACCCGGGTCGAAGACGCTCAAGCACAAGGAAACACCCGTCGTCACCCTGAAGGCGGCCGTCGGGTCACCTGCCACCGGCAGCCTCGCGCAGGCCGCCACCGTGCGCTGTGACTCTGTCAAGGGGATCACGACCAAGGCAGGCGGGTGTGTTCACCCCGGGTATGTTCCTGTCTTCGCGATGTCCCGCACCGACAAGAACGTCAAGGAAGCGGCGCAGCATGTCTGGGACGCGCAGCGCAAGCTGAAGGGGCATCCGGGGCTGCCCGGCGTGGGCAAGCCCCTGCACCGCACCACTGACAAGGCGCTGATTAAGAAGAATCGTGGCAAGGCCTGCCCGAGCAGTCTGCCCCGCCCGACGGGCAAGAGTTGCGACGAGTACCCCTTCGCTTCGACCAAGGAAGGCGGAGCGACGGGTGTCTTCAGCCGCAGGATGATCAACGAGAAGCACAACAGCACCGCCGGTGGATCCAAGTACCTGCTCAAGGTGTACAAGGACAATAGGATCCTGAACGGCGACGCCTTCTGGGTCGCCATCTCCTGA
- a CDS encoding DUF3761 domain-containing protein: protein MSLTFTAPDRGGIARVAVTVLAVAAAFLVPAARAGATAGCAPHTTGVCRAGSPHPAGATAECKDGTPSYSKTFRGTCSGHGGVRYWFK from the coding sequence GTGTCCCTCACCTTCACAGCACCCGACCGCGGCGGCATCGCCCGCGTCGCGGTCACCGTGCTCGCCGTCGCCGCCGCGTTCCTCGTCCCGGCCGCCCGTGCCGGGGCGACCGCCGGATGCGCACCGCACACCACCGGTGTGTGCAGGGCCGGCAGCCCCCACCCGGCAGGCGCGACCGCGGAATGCAAGGACGGCACCCCCAGCTACTCGAAGACCTTCCGCGGCACGTGCAGCGGCCACGGCGGCGTCCGCTACTGGTTCAAGTAG
- a CDS encoding HNH endonuclease family protein: protein MISVIRHLRRTALLTALSALAGLALTAAPATATPDAGPQASTGQAPSLRELPEPPDAVKARELLADLVVADEDDVPGYSRAKFPHWITQSGTCETREVVLQRDGQDVVQDDQCRATSGTWYSEYDGRTIESASGIDIDHVVPLKEAWRSGASEWSTPERRAFANDLTDSQLIAVSAASNRSKGDKDPGSWKPPLQSYHCTYSRAWISVKATYQLTANPAEAAALAEMLDTCAT from the coding sequence ATGATCAGCGTGATTCGTCATCTGCGCCGAACCGCGCTCCTCACAGCCCTCTCGGCTCTCGCTGGGCTCGCGCTGACCGCCGCCCCCGCCACCGCCACCCCGGACGCCGGCCCCCAAGCCTCCACCGGCCAGGCCCCGTCCCTGCGTGAACTCCCCGAACCGCCGGACGCGGTCAAGGCCCGCGAGCTGCTCGCGGACCTGGTGGTGGCCGACGAAGACGATGTCCCCGGGTACTCCCGGGCGAAGTTCCCGCACTGGATCACCCAGTCCGGCACCTGCGAGACCCGCGAGGTCGTGCTCCAGCGCGACGGCCAGGACGTCGTCCAGGACGACCAGTGCCGCGCCACCAGCGGCACCTGGTACTCGGAGTACGACGGCCGCACGATTGAGTCCGCCTCTGGTATCGACATCGACCACGTCGTCCCGTTGAAGGAAGCCTGGCGTTCCGGGGCGTCCGAGTGGTCGACGCCCGAACGCCGCGCCTTCGCCAACGACCTGACCGACTCGCAGCTGATCGCGGTGTCGGCCGCCAGCAACCGGTCGAAGGGCGACAAGGATCCGGGGAGCTGGAAGCCGCCGCTGCAGTCGTACCACTGCACCTACAGCCGGGCCTGGATCAGCGTGAAGGCCACCTACCAGCTCACCGCCAACCCCGCCGAGGCTGCTGCCCTGGCCGAGATGCTCGACACCTGCGCCACCTGA
- the ku gene encoding non-homologous end joining protein Ku, translated as MPRPLWTGAISFGLVTIPIKVVSATEDRSVRFHQVHLEDMGRVRTRKVCSIDDEVVPQEEIGKGYELTKDDIVAVTDEELDEMPLPTAKAIEIVAFVDADSIDPIRISDSYYLAIDGQVAAKPYILLRKALERSDKVAVAKFAWHNRERLGLLRVREDAIVLHAMRWPDEIRSPESLRPKDVDLDDEEIERAVQLTDTMAIDDITGFRDEYRDALEELIEAKAEGTELPEPVEGEEQETGKVVDLMAALNASVKAAKESRGEHSGQDATVHTMQPRKKTPAKKKAATARKTTTKTTAGKRTAKKTTTKKTAAGKKRSAS; from the coding sequence ATGCCGCGGCCCTTGTGGACCGGTGCCATTTCGTTTGGCCTGGTCACGATCCCGATCAAGGTCGTCAGCGCGACCGAGGACCGCTCGGTCCGCTTCCACCAGGTCCATCTGGAGGACATGGGCCGGGTCCGCACCCGCAAGGTCTGCTCGATCGACGACGAGGTCGTGCCGCAGGAAGAGATCGGCAAGGGCTACGAGCTCACCAAGGACGACATCGTCGCGGTCACCGACGAAGAGCTCGACGAGATGCCGCTGCCCACCGCGAAAGCGATCGAGATCGTCGCGTTCGTCGACGCCGACAGCATCGATCCGATCCGGATCAGCGACAGCTACTACCTCGCGATCGACGGGCAGGTCGCGGCCAAGCCCTATATCCTGCTCCGCAAGGCGCTGGAGCGGTCCGACAAGGTCGCCGTCGCGAAATTCGCGTGGCACAACCGCGAAAGGCTGGGTCTGCTCCGGGTGCGTGAGGACGCGATCGTGCTGCACGCGATGCGGTGGCCCGACGAGATCCGCAGCCCCGAGTCCCTCAGGCCGAAGGACGTCGACCTGGACGATGAGGAGATCGAGCGGGCCGTCCAGCTCACCGACACCATGGCCATCGACGACATCACCGGTTTCCGGGACGAGTACCGCGACGCCCTGGAGGAACTGATCGAGGCGAAGGCCGAGGGCACCGAGCTCCCGGAGCCGGTCGAGGGCGAGGAGCAGGAGACCGGGAAGGTCGTCGACCTGATGGCCGCCCTGAACGCCTCCGTCAAGGCGGCCAAGGAGAGCCGCGGCGAGCACAGCGGCCAGGACGCCACCGTCCACACGATGCAGCCACGCAAAAAGACCCCGGCCAAGAAGAAAGCCGCCACGGCCAGGAAGACCACCACGAAGACCACAGCCGGGAAGCGCACGGCGAAGAAGACCACAACGAAGAAGACTGCTGCCGGGAAGAAGCGCAGCGCGTCCTGA
- the ligD gene encoding non-homologous end-joining DNA ligase, whose translation MVGLPRIAPMLATPGGLPPAVTEERWAFEVKQDGQRAMVYLPGDGTVLLRSRSGADITAVYPELAALGSVLGRPAVLDGEIVALDDEGRSNFERLQSRMGLASAAKAARMAEVVPVHLVLFDAVYLDGHDLTGLPYTERRTLLEDLGLDGKHWSTPAAVVGHGTQALEMTRTAGLEGVVAKRLTSVYEPGVRSRSWIKIRHIRTVDVIVGGWVPGRGRLTGLPGALLVGETHEGGLRYVGSVGTGWSDTERTTLAELLQVAAIDDCPFDNAPHVAGARWVLPRLVGEVHYATRTRAGLLRHPSWHRLRPDLAPDDIT comes from the coding sequence ATGGTGGGTCTGCCGCGGATCGCTCCGATGCTCGCGACACCAGGCGGCCTGCCGCCCGCGGTCACCGAGGAGCGGTGGGCGTTCGAGGTGAAGCAGGACGGGCAGCGGGCCATGGTCTACCTGCCGGGCGACGGGACGGTGCTCCTGCGGTCCCGGTCCGGGGCGGACATCACCGCCGTCTACCCGGAACTCGCAGCACTCGGGTCCGTGCTCGGCCGGCCCGCGGTCCTGGACGGCGAGATCGTCGCACTCGACGACGAAGGGCGCAGTAACTTCGAGCGGCTGCAGTCCCGCATGGGCCTGGCCTCTGCGGCGAAGGCCGCCCGGATGGCTGAGGTCGTGCCCGTCCACCTCGTTCTGTTTGATGCCGTGTACCTGGACGGCCACGACCTGACCGGGCTGCCATACACCGAACGCCGCACCCTCCTGGAAGACCTGGGGCTGGACGGGAAGCACTGGTCGACGCCCGCAGCTGTCGTCGGACACGGCACACAGGCACTGGAGATGACCCGGACCGCGGGACTGGAGGGCGTCGTCGCAAAACGGCTCACCTCTGTGTACGAGCCAGGGGTCCGGTCCCGCTCGTGGATCAAGATCCGGCACATCCGGACCGTCGATGTGATCGTGGGCGGCTGGGTGCCCGGCCGCGGACGGCTCACCGGTCTCCCCGGAGCATTGCTGGTGGGCGAGACACACGAAGGCGGGCTGCGGTACGTGGGCAGCGTCGGCACCGGATGGAGCGACACCGAACGCACCACGCTCGCCGAACTGCTCCAGGTTGCTGCGATCGACGACTGCCCCTTCGACAACGCGCCGCACGTGGCCGGGGCTCGGTGGGTACTGCCACGCCTGGTCGGAGAAGTCCACTACGCCACCAGGACGAGAGCGGGCCTGCTGCGACACCCTTCCTGGCACCGGCTGCGCCCCGACCTCGCACCAGACGACATCACCTGA